From the Chitinophaga lutea genome, the window GAATGAGCATTCGGGAATAATTTCCGTCCTTTTTTCTGATCCGCAGATCGTACTGCACTTTGTATTGGCCTATACGATCGACTGTCAGATCGTTATAAAAATTGGTGACATGTTGCTCAAATTTTAAGAAAAAGGGCATATCCTGCGGATGGATCCTGTTCACATACTCCTCCATATTTAGTTCGCCCTGGCTGTAACCCAGTACGTCAACAAGCCCTGGGCCTACTTCCGCGATCTCACCCTGGTAGATGTCGACTAATAGGAAAAAGTAGTTCCCCGTCTGGAATATGTTAAATAAACGCTTATGCGTTTCAATTTGCAACTGAAGAGACCGGAAGTCTATATTGCCCTCTTTGCCCGCTACATTTGTCCAATACTTTTTAACCTCCAGGTATAAGTCGTTTTTATTGTTCATGCTTAGGGATTTGACAACTTAATTAAAGACCACATTGAAAAACAGTGACATACTCGACTATAATGATAACACGCTCAGACAGACGATGTAAAGGAAGCATCATTAGGTATAAAAATCATTATTAAATTAAAACATTACAGCTTAAAGTGGAAAAAACGACTGCTCCTGTCAGGAAAATAACTATAACTAGCTATGTCAATGAGGTGATTGACTATCATAGAAACGTATAAATTAGTTATAAATAGAATATTTAAATAATGGAAATCGGATGGAGTAAGCTACAAAAAACGAAGATCGAAGCCAGCCTTTGAGGTTAAAAAAAAGGGGGCCCACAATAGTGCCCCCCGGTTGTCCAGTTCTTTATTCGTAAAAATCAGGGGAAGATGCCCAGCTGCTCGTAAGCGGCGCCCACCTTGTCGATGGCGCAAACGTAAGCCGCCGTGCGCATATCCTTGATCTTTTTATGTTCCAGTGATTTTTCGCGCACCTCGTGCAGCGCGGTGATCATGGTTTCTTCCAGGCCGGAATACACCAGGTCCACCTCATCGGCGCCGTGTGCGATGAATTTCCTTTCTTTTTCGGATACCTTTTTACCGGTCAGTTCTTCGATCTGGCCGAGGATGTGAATGTTCATGTTCTCGTCGAACCGTTTGCCGAGGCGGCCATAACGCACGTGGCTGAGGTTTTTCAGCCATTCGAAGTACGATACGGTTACACCACCCGCGTTCAGGAACATATCCGGCACCACGATCACGCCTTTTTTAGCGAGGATGTCGTCTGCTTCCGGGGTCAGCGGGCCGTTGGCCGCTTCACCGATGATCTTGGCTTTGATGCGGGGCGCGTTCTCTTCGTGAATCACGTTTTCGAGCGCGGCGGGAATGAGGATGTCGCATTCCAGTTCCAGGCCGTCTGTATTTTTCTTCAGGTTTTTGGAACCGGGGAAACCTGCGATGGAGCCGGTTTCGTTGCGGTATTTGAGCACCGCGTCCGGATCGAGGCCTTTGGAATTATAGATGGCGCCATCCCACTCGATCAGGCAGATCACCTTGGCACCCGCTTCGTGAAAGTATTTGGCGGCGTGGTAGCCCACGTTGCCCATCCCCTGCACGATCACGGTTTTGCCTTCCAGGCCGGGCTCCAGGCCGATGCGTTTCATATCTTCCTTCACATGGCACAGCTCGCGCAGACCGTAAAACACGCCAAGGCCGGTTGCTTCCTTGCGGCCGCGTACGCCGCCCTGGGATACGGGTTTGCCGGTTACGCAGCCGTAACCGTCGATTTCACCGGGCCGGAGGCTCATGTACGTATCGAGGATCCAGCTCATTTCACGTTCGCCGGTACCATAGTCGGGGGCAGGAACGTCGATGCCGGGACCGATAAAGTTCTTTTTCACCAGCTCAGCCGTGTAACGGCGGGTAATATTTTCGAGCTGAAAGGGGCTGTAGTTGCGGGGATTGATCTTGATGCCGCCTTTGGCGCCGCCGAAAGGCACGTTTACGATGGCGCATTTGTAGGTCATCAGGGCTGCCAGGGCCATCACCTCGTCCTGGTTCACTTCTTCACTGAAGCGGATACCGCCTTTACAGGGCAACTTGTGATGGGAGTGCTGTACCCGGTACGCCTCGATCACCTCGATCTGGTCTCCCACCCGTACGGGGAATTTTATACGGTACACTGCGTTACAGGCTTTGATCTGCTCCAGTATCCCGTTTTCCCATTTGGTGAATTGCGCAGCCTTGTCGAAACTCATTTCCACACTGTGGAAAAAGTTATAGT encodes:
- a CDS encoding LuxR C-terminal-related transcriptional regulator produces the protein MNNKNDLYLEVKKYWTNVAGKEGNIDFRSLQLQIETHKRLFNIFQTGNYFFLLVDIYQGEIAEVGPGLVDVLGYSQGELNMEEYVNRIHPQDMPFFLKFEQHVTNFYNDLTVDRIGQYKVQYDLRIRKKDGNYSRMLIQYIIVNHQGHDLKHSFHLHTDITHIKSEGKPHLSVIGLNGLPSYYNIQESITCIASKSLFTTREREILKGIVEGKSSRQLACELFVSIHTINSHRKNILAKGNVKTPLELVRKAITEGWI
- a CDS encoding Glu/Leu/Phe/Val family dehydrogenase; protein product: MAKAKALTQEQHYNFFHSVEMSFDKAAQFTKWENGILEQIKACNAVYRIKFPVRVGDQIEVIEAYRVQHSHHKLPCKGGIRFSEEVNQDEVMALAALMTYKCAIVNVPFGGAKGGIKINPRNYSPFQLENITRRYTAELVKKNFIGPGIDVPAPDYGTGEREMSWILDTYMSLRPGEIDGYGCVTGKPVSQGGVRGRKEATGLGVFYGLRELCHVKEDMKRIGLEPGLEGKTVIVQGMGNVGYHAAKYFHEAGAKVICLIEWDGAIYNSKGLDPDAVLKYRNETGSIAGFPGSKNLKKNTDGLELECDILIPAALENVIHEENAPRIKAKIIGEAANGPLTPEADDILAKKGVIVVPDMFLNAGGVTVSYFEWLKNLSHVRYGRLGKRFDENMNIHILGQIEELTGKKVSEKERKFIAHGADEVDLVYSGLEETMITALHEVREKSLEHKKIKDMRTAAYVCAIDKVGAAYEQLGIFP